The sequence AGCGCAACCGCCTCTCCGACCTGCGCGTGGCGGGCTCCACCGGCGCTGACGGCGCGGTGTTCCTGTCCGGCAACGCGTTCCTGTACTCGGCGGACTTCGGGCTGGGCGAGGCGCAGGACGGCTTCCTGGTGAAGTTCTCCCAGTCCGGCGCGCCCGAGTGGCAGACCCGCGTGGGGCAGAAGGTCTACGCGGTGGCGGCGGACGCGGTGGGCGGAGTGGTGGCGCTGGGCGAGGAGTGGACGACGGAGGCCCACACGCCCCGGCTGGTGCGCTACGCGGCGGACGGCGCGGTGAAGTGGACGAAGACGTTCGACGGCGCGAAGGAGGGCACGCTGCTGTCGGCGGTGGCGCTGTCCGCCACGGGCACGTCGGTGGTGGCCGGCCGGCTGGTGGGCCCGGTGACGGTGGATGGGCGCACGTTCGACGACGAGGGCGCGGGCGGCTTCGTCGTGCTGGCGTTCGGCGCGGACGGGACGCTGGCGTGGGGCCGCGAGGTGCCGGGCGTGAACGGCCGCGTGGGCTCCGTGTCGGTGGGCGCGGACGGCACGGTGGCCGTGGCCGGCGAGGCGGTGGGCCTGCTGGTGTGGAACGGCGTGGCGCTGGATGAGGGCGGTCCGTTCGTGCTGACGGCGGCGGCGGACGGGCAGGAGCGCTGGGTGAAGCAGCCCACGTGCGGCTCGACGTCGGTGGGCACGGTGGCCGCGGTGGAGGCCACGGGTCCTGTGGCGGCGGCCTGCGGCAACACGCTCACCCGCTACGCGGCGGACGGCGCGCTGCTGGGCACGAAGACGCTGGCGGCGGAGGCGTGCGGCAGCGGCACGTGCTCGCTGGCGACGACGGCGCTGGTGGCGGCGCCGGAGTCCGGGCTGGTGGTGTCCGGCTGGCAGCGCGACGGCGCGGGCGACACCTGGAACCAGGATGCGTTCCTGCGGCTCGTGACGCCCTGACGCTGACAACGCAGCGCGAATGACGTGAGCGGCCGGTGGGGGACGCGCGACCCGCGCGCCCCCCTCTGGCTATGCGGCCGCTAGGCCTACGGCGCGTGCCGCGTCCTGCACGAGCGCTCGGACCCAGGCGTGCTTCGGGTCGGCCTCGTTCCCCAGGTGCCAGACGAGGAGCATCTCGAGCGGAGGCATCGACACCGGCAGCGGCCGAAGCTCCAGTCCGAGTGCCTTCGCGTGCAGGGCGGCGAAGCTGCGCGGAAGGACGGCGAGCCGGTCCGAGCCCTGAATGAGCGGCAGTGCCAGGGAGAACGTGGTCACCACGCGCGTCACGCGACGCGGGAACCCCTCCTTCTCCAGGAGCACGTCGATGCCGCCACGTCGCGACTGCGCGAGCGGGGCGACGAGGACGTGCTCCCACTCGGTGAACCGCTTCAGCGACATGCGCCCGGTGGCGAGCGGATGCTCCCCGCGCATGACGCAGACGAACTCGTCGACGAACAGGCGCTGCGAGCGCAGGTCCCGCTCCTTCGCGACGTCCGGGACGATGGCGATTCCGCCGTGCTCCCGCAGGAACGCCCCCAGGTCCGACGTCTGGGTTCGTAGCGAGAGCAGGGCTCCGGGAGCGCGCGCCAGGAGGAGCCGGTCGAGCGTCGGCAGGAGCAGCTCCGCGACGCGGTCCGACGTCGTCACGTGGATGTCCCAGGTCGTGGTCGCCGGGTCGAAGGGGCGCCCCTGGTCGAACAGCCGCCCGGCCGCCAGCATCACCTCCCTGGCGGGCGCGCGAAGCGACTCGGCCCGCTGGGTTCGCACGAGCGTCCTTCCGTTGCGGACCAGGAGCGGGTCATCGAAGTCGACGCGCAGCCGGTGCAGCGCGTTGCTCGCCGCCGCGGGCGTGATTCCAAGCTTCTTCGCCGCGCGCGTGACGTGAGCCTCCTCCAGGAGGTGATGGAGCGCGCGCACGTGGTTCAGGTCGAAGGCGGAGAGATTCACGACATGAACAATAGCCCTTCCCACCATCAAGTTCCGCGAATGAGTGCCGCCCCGTACCTTGAGGGGCATGAACGCACTCACCTACAGCCACTTCGGAAGCCCTGCCGTCCTCCAGCACACCCAGGCGCAGGCGCCCCGCGTCCGCGCCCACCACCTGCTCATCCGCGTCCGAGCCGTCTCGGTGAATCCCATCGACGGGAAGATCCGGCGGGGCGAGCTGCGGCTGCTCAGCGGTGCCCACTTCCCGAGGTCGCCCGGCTCGGACTTCGCCGGGGTCGTCGAGGAGGTGGGGGCGGGCGTCGAGGGTTTCTCCGTCGGGGACCGCGTGTTCGGCTTCCCCGGAAGCATGCGGGAGGGAACGCTCGCCGGACTCATCACGGTCGCGGCGAAGTCCGTTGCCCGGATTCCGGCAGGGCTCGATGACGTCGGGGCCGCGGCGGTATCGATGGTGGGGCTCGCGGCGCTCCAGGCCCTACGGGATGTCGCGCGCGTCGCCCCCGGTGAGCGCGTGCTCGTCAACGGCGCGACGGGCGGCGTGGGGCTCATGTTGATCCAGCTCGCCCGGGCGCGTGGCGCGCACGTCACCGCCGTCACCTCCGCCGC comes from Corallococcus macrosporus and encodes:
- a CDS encoding LysR substrate-binding domain-containing protein: MNLSAFDLNHVRALHHLLEEAHVTRAAKKLGITPAAASNALHRLRVDFDDPLLVRNGRTLVRTQRAESLRAPAREVMLAAGRLFDQGRPFDPATTTWDIHVTTSDRVAELLLPTLDRLLLARAPGALLSLRTQTSDLGAFLREHGGIAIVPDVAKERDLRSQRLFVDEFVCVMRGEHPLATGRMSLKRFTEWEHVLVAPLAQSRRGGIDVLLEKEGFPRRVTRVVTTFSLALPLIQGSDRLAVLPRSFAALHAKALGLELRPLPVSMPPLEMLLVWHLGNEADPKHAWVRALVQDAARAVGLAAA
- a CDS encoding NAD(P)-dependent alcohol dehydrogenase codes for the protein MNALTYSHFGSPAVLQHTQAQAPRVRAHHLLIRVRAVSVNPIDGKIRRGELRLLSGAHFPRSPGSDFAGVVEEVGAGVEGFSVGDRVFGFPGSMREGTLAGLITVAAKSVARIPAGLDDVGAAAVSMVGLAALQALRDVARVAPGERVLVNGATGGVGLMLIQLARARGAHVTAVTSAAGLAVARQFGAQEVHDYRARPLSMLGERFDVIFDLSTKLSFAEARGLLTPRGRHVGFEPSPASLIASKVLGPFRRQKQLLLVTHPSGRDLAELAGKLQARELVPPPVEVFELSDARDAFERAERGGVIGKVVIRAAP